A portion of the Paenibacillus sp. PvR098 genome contains these proteins:
- the rsbW gene encoding anti-sigma B factor RsbW — translation MKLEAHVVSLTLPAEAEYIDLVRLTLYGISSKLGFSYEEIEDMKVAVAEACNNAVVHAYDPGISGQMEVSFERIEDGLRIIIKDHGPSFDFNEKVSRAGSLHEKTLNEINVGGLGIYLMQALMDEVEVITGVGTEVILTKRVSRSEEMV, via the coding sequence ATGAAACTTGAAGCCCATGTTGTTTCTTTGACACTTCCTGCTGAGGCTGAATACATAGATTTGGTGCGCTTGACGCTTTACGGGATTAGCTCCAAGCTTGGATTTAGCTACGAAGAAATTGAGGATATGAAGGTGGCGGTAGCGGAAGCTTGCAATAATGCAGTAGTGCATGCTTACGATCCGGGTATCTCTGGACAGATGGAGGTGAGTTTTGAACGCATTGAGGACGGACTGCGGATAATTATCAAGGATCATGGTCCAAGCTTCGACTTTAATGAAAAAGTAAGTCGAGCCGGGTCGCTGCATGAAAAAACGCTGAATGAAATCAACGTGGGCGGACTTGGCATTTATTTAATGCAGGCGCTAATGGACGAGGTAGAAGTGATTACCGGCGTCGGCACCGAGGTCATACTGACCAAGCGAGTCTCCAGGAGCGAGGAAATGGTATGA